GACTTGCCCTTGGTGTTTCTGAACCGTGTCCTACAGAGAAAGcagacagcagctggagaggaaCTGAGGCGCGGGGGACAGTTTTCCTCCTTGGAGGACTGCCACCCAGAACGGGGCATGCCCTCTGCCTCATACAACTAGCGAGTACCCCTCCCACCACCCCTGGGATGAAAGCTCAGCCAGCACTGGGGTAGGTGGCCAAACAGTCCAACTCCAGGTGCAGTGGGGGAGGAGGCTGcttccagccccagctctgacCTGAGGAATACCTAccctgcacaggctgcagcaggccAGCACTCCCCTGTGTCACATCTGACACCAGCAGCATGCTGGGCTCTGGGATCTCGAGGGGAATTACGGGCTCAAGCACAACCACCTTCCCCTCATCTGCTCTACTCTGAACAAAGTAGACAAAGCCTCTGGCTTCCCAACAAGTTGCCAGTTCTGCTATTGCCCTCCAAGACCAGGTACCCTCTGGAGTAAATAAGCAGAGAACGGCAGTGTAAGAGGCAGGAAAACATGGCAGCCACAAGCTTCTGGCAGCCATGACGACTTTCCTCTGATTTTTGTTCTCCGTCTCTCCCACTGGCTGCAAGAGGGGATCTTCCCTGCACCGCTACCATGGGAGGAGACCTGGCCAGCAGGAGAAACCTCCCAGGCCACAGCTAAGCAGAGGTAAGCAAAGAATTTGACAGTAGAAGAAAGGGAATACCAGGCTTCAGACACAGAAGCCTAGCTCCTcaacaaaaaaagccatgtTTGGTATCACCAGAATTGTAAAACTTGCCCCTCCCATCTCGCCGCTATGCAACAACAACAGCCCCATGATGCCACAACAAACCCTCCAATTAACCCATACTGTTCCTTGTGTCTGCAGTACCCATCCGGGCTGCCAAGGGTCCTCCCAGTCCCTTCCCTTCAGTCCCTTCTCACATGGCAGTGCTGTGGTTGTCAGTCAGCAACACCCAGCCCTTATATCCCCACACCCCTTGTTTGGGGAGAACTTGCAGCTTCACCCCCTGCACGATACCTCTCATTGGTGAACTTTGCCTGGTGTATCTCTTCTCCATCAGCACACTCAGTACCAAGGCCCTGAAAAGCGAAATTGGGAAGTTACATTCTTCTGGCAGAGAGACAGCTAACAGTCATTCCATCTAAATTAAGGGGAACCCAAGGCGCTGCAAGGGGAAGGACTGGAGCAGGAACAAACTCGTCTTCCAGTAATTGGAATATATAATTAACTggaatatataataaataaaagaaaccagaTCTCAGGGACAGCAGGAGTTGGTGACACtcacaaaaaatgtttaaacataTAAATGAAGTCACATCTGcacacagagctgcctggctTCCACATGACCCAGCAGCCAGGAAGGCAACTCTGCTGCCTCATGGAGCTCCTTACCTTCGGTAACGTGCCAGATGCCCCAACAAAGAGACAAAGGAAGAACCTGAAAGAGCAAGAATAAGGAGCATGAAGCTGGAATCCATGCGATTCCCACTCCCCAAACACAACTGGGATTGTTTATAACAGAGTCAGACCTAAGCTGCATCCTCTGTCCAGGACTGTATCAGAGGAGAGAGAAcggcttgaaaaaaaaaaaaatcactgctacCCAGGCCTCACCCCAAACACACACTTACGAAGAGACACAACTCACTTCTTGGCTTTGGCACTGTTGGGGTAATCTACCACCATTCCCCCGGTAAAGCCAGCTCTCATGGCTTGGGTTGTGATGAGctccagctggaaaaagaagcaTGTGCAAAAGTTATTTAGCAGTCAACCACCAGCAACGCCCAGGAGACCTCTGAGCTCAACCAGAGCTAACTGCAGATGCCAAAGATGGGTCATTCCTGCTCCTTTTGAACTCTACACTAAGCTCCTGGTTCTGCAGTACCATTCGGACACCGGCCCGCTGcctttgtttggttttcccGGCTGCTCAGTCTAGTCTGGGTTAATTGGCATAGCAGACTCTCTAAGAGGGACACTGGGCTAGatttcccagccctggggagtaCAGTGCTTAGGACTGCAGGCCAGTCTTCAAACCCTGTCACACAGGGGAAAAATCCAGGACAGCAGGTTCAGATCGTGTCCTGCCAACTTATTTGATTTTAAGGCTCAACCCAAGACAATCTGCGAAGCAACAGAAATTGCATGGGGCACTCTCCTTATAGGATTTTTCTGGGCTCTTGAAGATGGCGGGAAGGAGAGGCACACAGACCCAATATGGAGAAACATGATGCATTTAGAGCCTCAAACAGCAATGACttctctgcctggctctgcctgtACCTCTCCCCCACTGACTAATGTCCTGTACCTGTTCCGAGTTCTCAGGGTACAGCTGCAGGACAGCTCGGGATCCTCGGGCCTACAGGAAATAAATCAGTCACAAACCTGTCTCAGCGCAGGCAGGCCCTCTAGTCACCCAATTCCTAGCCCAGACACTAGCAGCCACCTCCCCAGAGCCTCCTGGAGAACActgccaggagagctgctcAAACTGCAGAGCCAGCTCCTTCACAGCACAGCAAGGTACGGGGGGTAACAGCAGGGATCTGAGAAGCATGAGACACCATGCAGGCAGGCAAGGAGATAGGAAATGGGTGCTCCTGCCAGTCCTCCATTTCAGAGCAGAATTTATGTAAATACCTGACTTAAAATATCTTGCTAAAATGCACCAGTGAGACTGTAAAAGTAGGCAGAGGCCTGACTGGGAGAGCATGACACTTACCAAGGCAGTATAAAGAGTAGAGAAGAATCGATACAGGCGTTTCGGAGGGCTGTGCGATTTCTTATCAGCATTACAAAGCCATTGCACTGCGGAAatactgagaaagaaaacaagatccCTGGGACACTAAGCCATTGATTCTTCTGCAGAgcctctctgcctccctcctttTGAGCTTACTTCCAGCAC
This genomic interval from Falco peregrinus isolate bFalPer1 chromosome 2, bFalPer1.pri, whole genome shotgun sequence contains the following:
- the BUD23 gene encoding probable 18S rRNA (guanine-N(7))-methyltransferase isoform X2: MSERAVELLGLPEDRPCLLLDVGCGSGLSGDYISDEGHYWIGMDISPAMLDVAMEREVEGDLLLADMGHGIPFRPGMFDGCISISAVQWLCNADKKSHSPPKRLYRFFSTLYTALARGSRAVLQLYPENSEQLELITTQAMRAGFTGGMVVDYPNSAKAKKFFLCLFVGASGTLPKGLGTECADGEEIHQAKFTNERTRFRNTKGKSVKKSRDWILEKKERRRRQGKEVRADTKYTGRKRRPRF